The DNA region CTTTAATACCTGCGCCAAACCTCAATGGTGCTAGCAATACTTTTGCTTCTGCAATCACTTGAAAGGCGTCTTGAGCTCGGTCTTTAATTAAAAAACCCGACTTTGAATCATTTAATGCCGTCGCTTTTGGCGGCGTATAAGCACCATAGATATGCAGTTCTGCTTGCGGTATTCTCGCTCGAATGTTTGGCCAAATCTGTTTTAAAAATAATACCGAGTCCCAATTAGGAGCATGTCGAAAATTACCGATGGCAACAAAGTGTTGTCGCTCTTCGAAGGGTTTAAAGTTGGCCTCTGAGAATGGAACCATAAATGGAATAGTAATGAGCTGTTGTTTTGGTACATTAAACTGACGTTGCAGCAGTTCACATTCAAAAGCAGAAATGATTAGTGATAAGTCACTTCGTAAAATAGCAGCGACCTCACGCAAGGTTAGCTCCGACATAAAGTCGCTATTCGCGATCTCTCGCTGCTGTTTAAATGCTCGATGACGAGCATCTCTTAAGAATTGAAGATCTTCGGTATCAAGCACTCTTAATGCGTTAGGACAGCAACGCTCTACGCGCCAACCAAATTGCTCTTCCATCATAAAACGATCAAACAACACCACGGTTGGATTTAACTGAGAACAAAACTCATCAAAGGCATCATCATTTATTGCAATTGACTCCGTTTTTACTCCTATCGTTGATAAATCAAACATAAAATCGCTAGAACGTGCTGGTGACGCGAACACCACCTTAAATCCTGCCGTTTGAAAAGCTTGAATCAACGATAAAATATGCCGTCCTGCAGCCGATGATTCTGGCTCCGGCCAAACGTATCCGATAACCAATAAGCTCGGTTTGAACTTTTTAGCGTCTATTTTTTCGAGATTACTTTGAGACAATTGACTCACTTATCTTGCAACTTCCAAGCTAGCGTTTCGCCTGCATAAAATGGAACGATAGGATCGCCATTGGGCAATGCAATTTCATTAGGAACCTGCCACGGTTGTTTAATCAAGGTAATGGTATCTTTATTACGAGGTAAGCCATAAAAATCGGGCCCATTACAGCTAGCAAATGCCTCAAGATGCTCCAAGCAACCCAGTTGTTCAAAAATTTGAGCATAAAGCTCAATCGCACTCCATGCACTATAACAACCAGCACATCCACACGCGGTTTCCTTCTTATGTTTCGCATGAGGTGCTGAGTCAGTTCCTAGAA from Pleionea litopenaei includes:
- a CDS encoding glycosyltransferase codes for the protein MSQLSQSNLEKIDAKKFKPSLLVIGYVWPEPESSAAGRHILSLIQAFQTAGFKVVFASPARSSDFMFDLSTIGVKTESIAINDDAFDEFCSQLNPTVVLFDRFMMEEQFGWRVERCCPNALRVLDTEDLQFLRDARHRAFKQQREIANSDFMSELTLREVAAILRSDLSLIISAFECELLQRQFNVPKQQLITIPFMVPFSEANFKPFEERQHFVAIGNFRHAPNWDSVLFLKQIWPNIRARIPQAELHIYGAYTPPKATALNDSKSGFLIKDRAQDAFQVIAEAKVLLAPLRFGAGIKGKLIDAMQMGTPSVTTPVGAESMHAELAWPGSIASNEDEFVQQAVELYENSQKWMRAQQAIAPIMKEVFDREALEKKLLTRVQNILDDMDEHRSQLFYNAMLRHHSLRSTEFMSRWIDVKNQLANVKSDSRPSDRNGDV